The stretch of DNA TTCAGCCTCACAGAGCGTCCCGTACATCGAAAGGGACGGCTCCGACCTGCCCCCCGGCGGGAGCGTCGCCTACGTCTTTCAGTACCGCAGCGCCTCGACCAGCAGCGAGAATGCCGACGAGGCGTGGCGCCGGTTGGCGTAGTACAGGTGGTAGCCCTCAAATGTCTTGCGCCACTCGCCCAGGACCTGGATGAGATGTCCCGATGCGATCTGTTCGCTGACGTATGCCTCCGGCAGGAAGGCCAGCCCTAGGCCTGCCACGGCGACATCGCGTATCGGCGCGATGCTGTTGAACACCATCGGCCCGTCAACCTTGACGCGATGCTCCTTGCCCGCCTTCATGAACGTCCAGGGAAACTCCCCGTGCGTGGGCAGCCGCAGGTTAAGACAGGCGTGCGTAACCAGGTCAGGCGGGCGCTTCGGTGCCGCATGCCTGAGGAAATAGGACGGTGCACCGACCACGGCCATGGGAACGTCCGGGCCGATGCGCACCGCGATCATGTCTTTTTGCACCAGCCGGCCGCGCCGTACTCCGGCGTCAAAGCGGCCGCTAACGATGTCCGTCAGGCCATAGTCCGTGGTGATCTCGACCCGGATCTCGGGATAGTCCGGCAGGAAGCGCGCGATGGCTGGCTGCAGCACGCTCTGCACCGCATATTCGTCTGCCGTCAGCCGGATGGTCCCCGCGGGCTTCCCGGCCAGTTCCCCCATCTCCGCGAGGCCGGCATCGATCTCGCCCATCGCAGGACCGATCCGGTTCAGCAGCCGTTCACCGGCTTCGGTCAGCGACACGCTGCGTGTCGTGCGCGAGAATAGTCGCAGGCCCAGGCGCGCCTCCAGCCCTCGGATGGTCTGGCTGAGCGCCGATTGCGACACACCAAGCCGGGCCGCTGCGCGGGTAAAGCTGGAGGCTTCGGCTACCATCAGGAAGGCTGACAGGTCCTTGAGATTGTTGATGTTCATTAAGAATCCCTCCTTATAGCGGTAAGCGGATTCTGCTGGATTATCACAAGGCGTTCCGGCCTCTACCATCCATCGTGTTTCCCCTTCTCACGACTCTGGAGCGATGCCATGTCGAAAGCAGTCAAATTCAGCAACAAGTACTGGGCCGTGGCGGCCGACCTGTACCACCCGGCCGGCTTCGACGCACAGAAGCAATACCCCGCCATCCTGTGCGCCCACCCGATCAGCAGTTGCAAGGAGCAGACCGCCGCGATCTATGCCGAAAAGCTGGCCGCGCTGGGTTACGTTGTGCTGGCATTCGACGCCTCGCACCAGGGCGCGAGTGGCGGCGAGCCTCGCTACCTCGAAGACCCGGCCTCCCGTGTCGAGGATTTCCGCTGCGCGGTGGACTACCTGGTGACGCTGGGCTATGTGGATGAAGCGCGCATCGGCGTGCTGGGGATCTGCGGCGGAGGCGGGTACGCCGTCAATGCCGCGATGACCGAGCGTCGGATCAAGGCGGTGGGCACAGTGGTGGCGGCCAACTACGGCCGCATCATGCGCGAAGGCGACCAGTCCCCGGATGCGGCACTGAAGACGCTTGAAGCGATTGGCAGGCAACGCACTGCCGAGGCCCGCGGCGCGGAGCCGGCGATCGTCACCTATATCCCCGCCTCGGTGGCGGAAAGGGAGAAGGCCGGGATCACCGACATCGATATCGTCGAGGCGGTCGAGTACTACACCACGCCGCGCGGGCAGCAGCCGGGCTCTCCCAACAAGCTGCGCTTCTCCGGGCTACAGGCGGCGGTGGGTTTCGATGCCTTCCACCTGGCTGAACACCTGCTGACCCAGCCGCTGCAGATCGTGGTGGGCAGCAAGCCCGGGGCTTTCGGCTCGCTGCGTGATGGCTACGAACTGTTCAGCCGTGCGCGTTCCGAGCGGAAGAACCTGTTTGTGGTGGAAGGGGCAAGCCATTATGACCTGTACGACCAACCGGAATATGTTGAACAGGCCATGGCAAAGCTCGGGCCGTTCTACCAGGAGAACCTCTGAGATGCCGGCCGCATTCCGACAGGCGGGAGCCTTTGACCGGTTGCATTGACTTGCACCGGTTCCGGGACCACGCTGGCATCCACTGACCCGTCCGAAGGAGACAGATGATGCAGCCTCACAGTGGTTCCGAAGACGGTGTGCCGACCAATCTGCCAGCAGAAGCCACTGCCACCATCGCCTGGCATGTCGCCCGCGTGCGAATGCGCGGGTTGATACAGCGGACACGGAAGCGCTACGCCGCTTGGCCATGCAAGAACCTAGCGGATCCGGTTCGGCAGGGTAGCGGAACACTGTCGATACCTATAGCTGTATCGCGAAATGGGCGGCGGCAAGACGCAGGCAACCTGATCACTATGCCGTACTCGCATCGGCTCAGTACGTTTTTGCCTGACTAAAGGGGAATGCTTACGATCCCTCTGAGCTGGCAAGTTTGCAGCGCGGCCAGTTCGTTAGTTGGGGTGCAGCGAGAACGAAGAACCGACATCACGCCGCTTATGTCGTCCTCTCCGGATGTGGGAGTGAACGGATTTGGTCGTGCAAAAAGGCATCGGCTTCAATTGTTCCTTCGCCCGCAGATTGCCGCGATTGTCGTCGGATCAGCGATGAGCGACCGCCTTTAACTATGGAGCGGCCATTGGAGTGTCTGTCGGCGCAGGCAGGCGAGTGGCGGAAGATGGCCGTTCTCGGCCGTCAGCCCACAGGAAAGCCGCATCTCCGTGACCTTGGGCCAACCCTAGAAGCACGAGTTGGCTGGTGCCGGGAGCAAGAGCTTCCTTTGAATAAGGCTGCACGGCGTTTCAATAGAGGCGGGGACTGCTGCTCCGCTGCGGCCACAATATTGAACCCGCAAGGGCCGCAGTGCGTCGTGTAACGGTTTGCCGCGCGCGTCCTTTCCCAGCGAACGTGCTCCCCGTCGCGGCTAATGGTGATGGGCTAGCTAGGCTGGTCACGGCTAAAAGAAGAACTACGTCACTAGCGGAGTCGACTCGCTTGTCAGGCGGGCAGGCACTAATGCAGAAGCTTGCTGCCGGCTGTAGGCATGGGTTCATTGCACCTACATTCTCGACGCCATAACGCGGGTCAAGGAACTCGTCGCGTCTATTCGGGTGAAGAACTGAGGCGGATGGAATCTGGAAGAGGCGTCTCGAAGGGCATCAAGTGGGACAGGGTCCTGCATTCGTCGCACATCTTTCAGTTCAAGGACAAAAGCTGTTTCTAGGCCTTCCACATAGTCGAAGAACTCAGCCTTCTTCAGGCCAGAGCATTGACCAAACCGTCGCCAGATCTGGCTCGGAGTCAGCGTATGAGTTGCCGCAACCACAGCGCGGCCCACTACGCTACCTACTGGTTGTTTGACATAGAGCCAGACAACGGTCCCGCTGACAACATGCATAGTTCGTCTTCGCAACTCAACGCGCTTTGTTCCAGCCAGGATATTGTTTGCATGCCGCTCGTCGAGCGAAATCAGGACATGGTCATTCGTGCTCATATCCATAAGCCTTTGCAAGAATACTTAGAACTTGATTGCTATCGATAGCTTGAGTGCTGAGTAGCTTAACGGGGGTGCCGCAGTTTAGTTGTCGCAGTGTTTCGCCGTAGACAGGGCGCGGAAGAATATTCAGATTGTCGAACACGGTGACTGTACGAGTGTCTGTCTTTCCGATGGATTCGAGTTGATCTGGCTCGAATACAGACGCGTCCAACTCTGCATGCCCCATAGCATCTCGATCCTGCAGGTAGGAGCGTACTACTCGACCTACGGCAACAATTCCTCCCAACCCTCCTTTTGTCTGGGACTCATAGAAGAACATCAGTGTCCCAACCGCAAATTTCGAGAGCGTCTTTGGGTGGCTGAGGTAGTGGCGCTGCTGATACATCTGCACTCGTGGCTGAGGGAGCAGAGATCCTTGGGGCAGATGCTGGAGAAGGTGTTCGGCAAACTGTCTGCGAACCGGTGTAATGACCCCTTGGCGCCCGCGCAGGCAGAACAAGCCGGGTGCAAGCATGCTTTCGAGCTTCAGGAGTGGAACGTGAGTCCTATTGCCATTCGCAGTGTAGACCTCAATGTGTTGATTGACGCTTCTAAACGCGGGCGAGTCTTGTGGCAAGCGAACTCCTGAGGCTGCGAGTAACGCTTCTCGTTTCTGCTGCCAATTCTTGTCGGTCACTAGCCCATTAATGACAATCTTTTGTAACTGAGCTTGATAGCCGTCGCTGGCAGTAAATCCGAGGGAGTGGGCTTCGGCGCGCATAAGCGATTGCGAAGCTGGAAACCCCAAGCGGATGAGCACGATGGCATCGGAAGGAATTTGTTCATTAAGTTTACTCAACATCAGCCGCGCGCAGTCAGTTGCAGCCGCGGATCGTTCCTCAATGGCCACCATCGCAATGATAGTTTTCTGGTCAATCGTGTGGCGCCAAGTCAAGTAGCCGACAATGCCGTCGTCACTTCGTGCAACGTAGCGGCGGATCGTCTGCGGGGAACTGTCTACCGTTGCCCATTCCGCCAATTGTTGTGACGGGGGGACGTTCCACTTAGACAGCATGGCTCTGATGTCTGCGTCGTCAGTGCTCTGGGCTTCGTTAAACGTTAAGACCCGATCAGGTTTGGTTCCAAACGCTGTGATTTCGACGGGGTGTGGCTCCTGAAGAGTGAACGCCGAAGGAGATAGAACATCAATTCCATACCTGTCTCGAAGATCGCCTGCGGCGCCCAAGATGGTTGCGTCACTCGTTACCAGACCCTCCAGTCCATGGGAGATTGCGGTTGCTAGATGCTTTAGATCGGATCTATCGTTAGGGGTAAGTGCGTTGCGTTGGCTTCTTTCGCGAAATACGAGCGCTTCAAGTTCTGTGGTGAGCTGTTCGGATCCATCCTCGAGTACCGGGTATGCGGGCAGGATCGATGCGAAGTCTTGCATAGGGTCGGTCTTGCCCGGAGGGCAGGACCTTGCCAGTTCGTTGCGAATTTCGGAGCTGATCGCAAGGCTACATACTTGCATTCGCTCCGCGCGAAACAGGTTGACGACATCGTTGCGTCGCTGTCTTCGAGGTCCCAGATCGAACAAGACGTTCATATCCAGGAGATACGTTGGCTTGCCAGTTCCTGCAACGAAATCGAGACCAAGTGGATTCATTGAGCTGATTCCGCTTACACCGAAGAGTTGTGGTGAGGCAAGTTCATGGTTCCGTACCACGATCATGCGCCTCCGCTTACCGCGGCTGCCTCCTCCGGGCTCAACGCGCTGAACATAGAAATTCTGTGCTTCCCAAAACAGATTCGATTCGGATAAATCTTCCGCCACACGCGCTTCAATCGAGACGTACTGGAGATCTGTCAGATGTCGTTTGAGTCTTTCAACAAGCCTTTCACCTAACCCTAATCCGCGGAAGCTTGGGGCGACAAAAACCTGGAGTATCTTTGCCCTTGGCTGTCTAAGGTCAAAGAGTAGATGTCCCGCATATTGACGCTCGTCGCCATTCTCGTTTGCCGCGACAAAGAGGTTTCCTTTGGTCGCGTACTCTAGATAGACCGAACTTGGGAAAAAACCGAGCGCGTCCTTGGCTGAATCGGCCGCGCTTCTAACACGCTCAACGAATGGAACGACATCCTGTCGTTGAGTCAGTATCGATACACCCCTCTGCAAGTTGTCCATGACTCTGCTGTTTGAGTTGTCGCCGATGGAGTGTATCCGGAAGATCACAATTACTAAGCAGGGAACAGTTCCTCGATCGAGCCGTCGGAGCCCTCACCAAATGTGAGTGGACGACACACCTGCATTCATACTGTACATATATACAGCATGAATGCAGGTGTGTCTTCTTTCCAGATGGGTTAGCAGTAAGAGTGCCGGCCTGAGGGCGGCGTGACTGCGGTCGGTTCTTGTCGAGTTGTAGCCCCGCGGGGGGGGGTACCTAACCCATTGAAAAATAAAGGGATACAAGCCAAGTGACGATCAGGGCAGTTCAGAGTTGAGCGAACGAAGTTCAAAGTTGAGTGAATCTCGACAGCTGCGCCCGTCCTCCGGGAAAACCCGCATCCAGCGCCTGTCTTGAAATGCCCCTACCCCGTCCCTATAATTAGCACTCGTCAGGGGTGAGTGCTAACAGCCCTCTGCGACACCTGAACATTTCTGACGGCCGTCGCCTCGGTAGCCGGCCGATTTGTGATCAAAAACTCACTTTGTATCTAGGAGTCCGTATGAATCTGCGTCCTCTGCACGACCGCGTGATCGTGAAGCGTCTGGACAACGAAACCAAGACCGCGTCCGGTATCGTGATTCCCGACAACGCTGCCGAGAAGCCCGATCAAGGCGAAGTGCTGGCAATCGGTCCCGGCAAGAAGGATGACAAGGGCAACAACATCGCCCTGGACGTCAAGGTCGGCGATCGCGTGCTGTTCGGCAAGTATGCCGGCCAGGGCGTGAAGGTGGATGGCCAGGAACTGCTGGTCATGCGCGAAGAAGACATCATGGCCGTGGTCAACAAGTAATCCGTTACTTGTAGCCCCACCCGTACAGATTTCAGGAGATTCAGAACATGGCAGCAAAAGACGTAGTGTTTGGCGACGCCGCCCGTGCCAAGATGGTCGAAGGCGTGAACATCCTCGCCAACGCAGTCAAGGTGACCCTGGGCCCGAAGGGCCGCAACGTGGTGCTGGAGCGCAGCTTCGGCGGCCCGACCGTGACCAAGGACGGCGTGTCCGTGGCCAAGGAAATCGAGCTGAAGGACAAGCTGCAGAACATGGGCGCCCAGATGGTCAAGGAAGTGGCTTCCAAGACCAGCGACAACGCCGGTGACGGTACCACCACCGCAACCGTGCTGGCCCAGTCGATCGTGCGCGAAGGCATGAAGTTCGTCGCCGCCGGCATGAACCCGATGGACCTGAAGCGCGGCATCGACAAGGCTGTCGGCGCCGCCGTGGAAGAGCTGAAGAAGATCAGCAAGCCCACCACCACCAGCAAGGAAATCGCCCAGGTTGGCGCGATCTCGGCCAACAGCGACGCCTCGATCGGCGAGCGCATCGCCGAAGCCATGGACAAGGTCGGCAAGGAAGGCGTGATCACCGTCGAAGACGGCAAGTCGCTGGCCGACGAGCTGGAAGTCGTGGAAGGCATGCAGTTCGACCGCGGCTACCTGTCGCCGTACTTCATCAACAACCCGGAAAAGCAGGTTGTCGCCCTGGACAACCCGTTCGTGCTGCTGTTCGACAAGAAGATCAGCAACATCCGCGACCTGCTGCCGGTGCTGGAGCAAGTGGCCAAGGCTGGCCGCCCGCTGCTGATCATCGCTGAAGACGTCGAAGGCGAAGCCCTGGCGACCCTGGTGGTCAACAACATCCGGGGCATCCTGAAGACCGCCGCCGTCAAGGCCCCGGGCTTCGGCGACCGCCGCAAGGCCATGCTGGAAGACATCGCCATCCTGACCGGCGGCACTGTCATCGCCGAGGAAGTCGGCCTGACGCTGGAAAAGGCGACCCTGAACGACCTGGGCCAGGCCAAGCGCATCGAGATCGGCAAGGAAAACACCATCATCATCGATGGCGCCGGTGACGCTGCTGGCATCGAAGGCCGCGTGAAGCAGATCCGCGCCCAGATCGAAGAAGCGACCTCGGACTACGACCGTGAGAAGCTGCAAGAGCGCGTGGCCAAGCTGGCCGGCGGTGTTGCCGTGATCAAGGTTGGCGCTGCCACCGAAGTCGAAATGAAGGAAAAGAAGGCCCGTGTGGAAGACGCCCTGCACGCCACCCGCGCTGCGGTGGAAGAAGGCATCGTCCCCGGCGGTGGTGTGGCCCTGCTGCGCGCCCGCGCCGCGATCTCGGCACTGACCGGCGACAACGCCGACCAGAACGCCGGTATCAAGATCGTGCTGCGCGCGATGGAAGAGCCGCTGCGCCAGATCGTGCTGAACGCCGGTGAAGAAGCTTCGGTGGTCGTTGCCAAGGTGATCGAAGGCAAGGGCAACTACGGCTACAACGCCGCCTCGGGCGAGTACGGCGACCTGGTCGAAATGGGCGTGCTGGACCCGACCAAGGTCACCCGCACCGCACTGCAGAACGCCGCTTCGGTGGCTTCGCTGATGCTGACCACCGACTGCGCCGTGGCCGAAACGCCGAAGGAAGAGTCGGCTCCGGCAATGCCGGGCGGCATGGGCGGCATGGGCGGCATGGAAGGCATGATGTAATCCATCCCCGGCCAACTGCCCGCGAGGGCAGGCTGCGATGAAAAAACCCCCGCGGGCGCGAGTCCGCGGGGGTTTTTGTTTGGGTCTAGCCGCGCTGCGCTGGATGCCCCGGCACAACCCGCGCCGGCACATGCATGCGCGCGGCCAGCATCGGTACCACCGCCACGGCGTAGGCCGCGGCAACGAGGAAGTAGGTGGATTGCAGGCCGAGCGCCTGCGTACCCCAGCCCCCCAGCGCGATACCAGCCACCTGCGACAGCTGGGTGACGCGGATCTGGGAGTCCTGGTCGTGCATGCCGTGTCTCGCGCAGTCGCCGCCGTTCAGAAATCCACCGTGGCCGACAGCAGCACCGTGCGCGGCGCCGCCAGCGAAAAGCCACCCCATGAGGTCACGCCTGCCCAGTAGTCGCGATCGAACACGTTGAGCACGTTGGCGCGGAACGTGGTGGCCTTGCCGCCGATCCTGGTGGTGTAGCGCGCGCCGACGTCAAAGCGCGTCCAGGCCGGCAGGCTGGCGGTGTTGGCCTGGTTCACGTACTGCCGGCCAGTGTAGAGCATGGCGCCGGTCAGCGTCAGGCCCGGTACCCACGGCAGGTCCCACTCGGCACCGAGGTTGGCCTGCACTTCCGGCACGCCGATCGCGGTCTTGCCGACACTGGCCGCGGTCGGGGATCTGGTGATCTCGCCGTCGATCAGCGTGACGCCGCCAAGCAGGCGCACGCGCGGCACCACTTCACCGAACACGTTGAACTCGAGCCCGCGGTTGCGCTGCTCGCCATTGACGGAGAACACGTTGTTATCGAGCTGCCCGGTGGGCTTGGCGATCTGGAAGGCCGCCAGCGTTGTGGTGAAGCGGCCGATGTCAAATTTGGTGCCGATCTCGTACTGGTCCGCCTTGTATGGCGCAAAGGCTTCGCCGGCGTTGCTGGCCGTGGGCGGCGCCACGTCGCCGCGGCTCAGGCCCTGAATGTAGTTGGCGTAGACCGACCAGTGCTGCGTTGGCTGCACCACCAGGCCCACCATCGGCGTGGTGGCGCTTTCGTCGTAGTAGGTCGAGACCGCGCCGGTGGCCTGGTTGTAGTTGCGTGTCCTGACGCGTTGCTGGCGCAGGCCCAGCGTCAGCAGCACGCGTTCGTCGAGGAAGGACATGGTGTCGGACAGCGCCACGCCGCTCAGGTCGGTGGCGGTGAAGCGCGGCACCGTCGAAGGCGCCTGCAGGTTCTGCGCGGGCTGCGTCACCGGATCGTAGATGTTGGAGGCCACCGGCGTGCCCGAGGTGAACGCGCGGTCGAAGCGCTCGGTATAGGCGCTGGCCTGCAGCGTGACCGCATGCTTGACCGCACCCGTGGCGAAGCGTGCGCGCAAGCCGCCGTCGAAGGTGCCGCGGTCGACCTTGAATTTGTAGAAGGTGGGTGTGCTCAGGGTATCGCCCTGCGCATTGGTGATCATCGGCGTGGTGCCGAAGACCCGGTCGACGCGGCTCCACCCGCCGCCGGCGCTGGCGAACGCCGTCAGTGAATCGTTGATGTCGTACTCGGCATGGAACAGCACCGCTTCCTCGCGGCCCTTGGAGTACTCCCACGGCTGCGTGACATTGCGCCGGCCGTCAGGCGCTCCCGGAACCGCCAGCCCGGGCGAAATCATCAGCGGCCGCCCCGGCGCATCGATGCGCTCCTCCTGCGCCAGCACGTCCAGCGACGCGCGCAGCTGCTTGCCGCGATAGTCCAGCGCGAGGGCCCCCACCGGCGCCTTGCGCGACTGGTTGTCGGCGGTGGTGTCGCCGTTGTAGTAGCTGCCGTTGGCACGGATGCCCCATTCGCGGTCCTCGCCGAAGCGGCGTGCCACGTCCAGGTGACCGCCGAATTGCGTGTCCGACGCGTAGCTGGCGGTGAACCGGGTCAGGTCATCGCCGGCGCGCTTTGGCACGATGTTGATCACGCCGCCGACGCCGCTGTTGGGCGACATGCCGTACAGCAGCGCGGCGGGACCCTTCAGCACCTCGACGCGTTCGGCGTAGTCGGTGAATACGCGGTAGCTGGGTGCAATGCCATACAGGCCGTTGAAGGCGATTTCCCCCGAGTTGGATTCATTGATCGGAAAGCCGCGGATGTAGAACGTGTCGATATTGGCCCCCGCCAGTCCGGTGGCGCGCACCGAGGGGTCCTTGCTGAGCGCCTCGGCCACGGTGGCGGACTGCTGGTTCTGGATCAGTTCGGCGGTGTAGCTGGTCAGGTTGAAGGGCGCCTTCATGATGGTGGTGTCGCCGAGCATGCCGAGCCTGCCGCCGCGGGCGACCTGGCCGCCGGCATACGGCGGCGGGACCTGGTCTGGCTCGGCGCTGGCGCTGACGGTCACCTGCGGCAGGGTCGGCGCTGCCGGCCGGGGTGCGGTGACACCGCCGGACGTGCCAGCCTCCTGCGCGCTGACCGCTTGTAGCTGGAACGTGACCAGCACACCCATCAGCAAATGCGACAGCGCGAGCGGCGGGCACCTGCGCGGGCAGCGCGGCGCAGCAAGACGAGCAAGGCTGGCGCGCACGCGCCCCCGGTGGTTCGTGACTGACATGACAAAACCTCTTTTTGCTACTGATGGAAGTCGGGGAGGGGGCGACGAGCGCAGCTTCGGGGTGCGCCGCAAAAAAGATGGTATTGCAAATGCGAATCGTTATCAACTAAATTGAGTGGAATCCGACCCGATCTGCTGACCCATCAGTGCCGCTGGCGCAGCCGAGGGGAGGGCGCCGCGTGCGCAGGCACCCATGACGACACAAAGGCGCGGCCGCGTCAGACTTCGACCACGCAGCACCAGTCGAAGGACTTGTTCTCCAGCTCGCCGGTACGGCGGCTGACATAGCCGCGCGGGTTGCACACCACGCGCGAGTTGTCGACGCAGTAGTCGAAGCTGGTGTGGGTATGGCCGTGGATCCACAGGTCTGCCTGCGCCACCAGGTCAGGCCGGCGTGACAGGAAGCCGCCGGAGACCAGGTCGTGCGAGAAGCGCGGATCCAGGCTGCCGAGGTCCGGGCCGTGGTGCGTGACCACCACCGTCTTGCCGGCGTAGGGCAGCGCCAGCTGCGCCGACAGCCAGTCGGAGGCGGCCAGGTGGCGTGCCAGTGCGTCCTGCGGCGTGAACTGGCGCATGTGGCCATCGTCGCCGCGGATCTCGATCAGCCGGTGGTCGTACATCGCTTTCGCGCACGCCTGCATCGCCTCGTCGCGCCGGTCGGTGCCGAACAGCGTGTAGTCCGTCCACCACGTCGTGCCGATGACGCGTACGCCGTCGAATTCCGCGACGTCGCCATTGAGCAGGCGCACCTGCGGATGCGCTGCCGCGGCCTCGGCCATCTGCTGGTCGACGGTGTCGAAATTGCTCTCGTAGTACTCGTGGTTGCCCGGCACATAGACCACCGGCTGGCTGAACGTGCCGATGGCCCAGTCGATGCCGTCGCGGCCGTTCGCGATGTCGCCGGCCAGTATCACGAGGTCGGCATCGCACGCGGGCACGGACTGCGGCAGGTTGTGTTCGATGTGGAGGTCGCTCAGGATGCGTAGCTTCATCGGGACTCCAGGCGGGTAGGGCGCGCGCTGCGTGGCCTCGGCGCCGCAGGGGGATTGCCTGCATTCTTCAGAAGCCAGACCGTCCGGTCAAGCCCCGGGATTCGCCCGGCAAAGCAAAAAAGCCCGGAACCTGGGTTCCGGGCAAGTGACTGTCTTGCCGGCATTGCACCGGGAGACAGCCGGGGGAAACTGTCGCGGTTTCCCGGAGGGCTCAACCTGCTTGTCCCGCCATGGTTGGCAGCAGCACGCGATAGATCTGGATGAAGGCCGGCCCCAGCAACACCAGCAGCAAGGACGGAAAGATGGTGAAGATCAGCGGGAACAGCAGCTTCAGCGCAATCTTGGCGGCCTGCTCCTCGGCGCGCATGCGGCGCTTGGTGCGCAGCATGTCAGACAGCACGCGCAGCGACTCGCCCAGGCTGGTGCCGAAGCGGTCGGCCTGGACCAGCATCGACGCAAACTTGTCCACGTCCTCCACGCCGGTGCGCAGCGACAGGTTGGTCAGCGCCTTTTCCTTCGAAAAACCCGAGCGCAGTTCCAGCAGCATCAGCTGCAGTTCATCGGCCAGCACCGGACAGCGCAGCGCCAGCTCGTCGGCCACGCGCATCAGCGCCGCATCCAGGCCGAGGCCGGCTTCGACGCAGACGGTCAGCAGGTCGATCACGTCGGGGAATTCTTCGAAGACGGTGCGCTGGCGTTGGGAGACCTTGCGGGCGAGGACAAGATTCGGCAGGTAATAGCCAATCGCGCCCAGCACCGCCAGCAGCACGAACATCAGCTGCTGGCTTTGCTGGCCGGGCTGGCTGCTGACAGCCAGCAGTCCGAGCATCGGCAGGCCGACCGCCAGTACCGTCTTGGCGCCGAAGTACAGCGGCGCGGCGTTGGCATTGCGCCAGCCGGCATTCATGAAACGCACGCGCAGCTGCGAGTTCTCCCAGCCCTCCTTGGGCAGCGACAGACGCGATACCGGCTGCGCCCACTTCACCAGTTTTTCGATCAGCGCCTGTTGACGACCCTGGTCCGGCTGGAATGTCCCCGCCTGGCCGGCGATCTGTTCGGCCCGGCCGCGGAGCCGGTGGGGCGAGAACACATGGAGCACGCCGAACACCGTGCCGAACGCGGCCACGAAGATCAGCGCGAGCACGATCATCTGGTCGCTCTGGAACCCCTGGAAAATCTCTTGCATGATGGACTCCCCGTCAGTATGGCTGTCCAAGCCCTGCTTCTTCTTGCTACTGCCCCGAGCAACCGCAGCCGGCGCTTCAGACCCGGATGCGGATGATCTTGCGCATCCACAGCACGCCGAAGCTCATCGACACCAGCGCCCCGCCGATCATGCGCAGGCCCAGCGGGTCTTCCCACAGCACGTTCATGAAGCCGGGGTTGACCACCAGGATCAGGCCGGCCGTGCAGAACGGCAGCAGTCCCAGCACCCATGCCGACATCTTGCCTTCGGCCGACAGCACGCGGATCTTGTCGAACAGCTTCAGGCGTTCGCGCACCATGGTGCCGATGGTGTCGAGGATCTCGGCAAGGTTGCCGCCGCTTTCGCGCTGGATCAGTACCGCGATGACAAAGTAGCGCAGGTCGGCCACCGGCACGCGCATGGCCAGGTTGGTCATGGCTTCGTCCAGCGCCACGCCGTAGTTGATCTCTTCGAAGGTGGTGCGGAACTCCGGCCCGATCGGCGCCTTCATCTCCTGCCCGACCATGCTGAGCGCTCCGCTGAACGAGTGCCCGGCGCGCAGGGCGCGGCTGATCATGTCGACCGCATCGGGCAGTTGCGCCTCGAGTTGCTTGAGCCGCTTGGCGCGCAGGCGCACCACATGGAGCACCGGCAGCATCGCAGCCAGCGCCGCGCCAAGCAGAACCAGT from Cupriavidus taiwanensis encodes:
- a CDS encoding type II secretion system F family protein yields the protein MSTIFYAFGILVFVAVVLCVEGIYLWWNNAHGPAAKRIEARLRALSAGGHVSAEHLSILKKRMLADSPRMQQWLMRVPRIGALDRWLEQSGSSWSVAQLLGYCAMVVLCTVALIPLLPVPASLVLLGAALAAMLPVLHVVRLRAKRLKQLEAQLPDAVDMISRALRAGHSFSGALSMVGQEMKAPIGPEFRTTFEEINYGVALDEAMTNLAMRVPVADLRYFVIAVLIQRESGGNLAEILDTIGTMVRERLKLFDKIRVLSAEGKMSAWVLGLLPFCTAGLILVVNPGFMNVLWEDPLGLRMIGGALVSMSFGVLWMRKIIRIRV